The region TACGGGCCCTGCATAAGTATCCAAAGGTCGGCTCACAAGGCCACCTCTATTAAAAATGACAACAATGAGGCCACCATGCTCAAACACGCGGTCATTCCGTTTCTAGTCGGCGCCGGCTTGCTTGCCAGCGCTCCATCCGCCCTAGCGGCGACTAACCTGGTGTTTTGCTCCGAAGGCAGTCCCGCTGGCTTCGACCCGGGGCAGTACACCACCGGAACAGACTTCGATGCTTCAGCCGAGACTGTCTTCAACCGATTGAGCCAGTTCGAGCGCGGCGGCACGGCAGTAATTCCAGGTCTGGCAACCAGCTGGGACGTTTCCCCCGACGGCCTGACCTACACCTTCCACTTGCGTGAAGGGGTTAAATTCCATACCACCGACTTCTTCAAGCCAACCCGCGAATTCAACGCCGACGATGTCCTGTTCACCTTCAATCGAATGCTCGACAAGGACATGCCGTTCCGCAAGGCCTATCCAACCGAGTTCCCGTACTTCACTGACATGGGCATGGACAAAAACATCGCCAAGGTCGAGAAGATCGACGATCACACCGTCAGGTTCACCCTCAATGGTGTCGACGCAGCATTCATCCAGAACATGGCGATGAGCTTCGCCTCAATCCAGTCCGCCGAATACGCCGAGCAATTGCTCAAGCAGGGCAAACCCGCCGATCTCAATCAAAAGCCGATCGGCACCGGTCCTTTCGTGTTCAGCAAATACCAGAAAGATGCGCAGATCCGCTTCAAGGGCAACAAGGACTACTGGCAACCCGATGACGTGAAGATCGATAACCTGATCTTCGCCATCACCACCGACGCTTCGGTGCGGATGCAGAAGCTGAAGAAAAACGAATGCCAGGTCACGCTGTTCCCACGACCCGCCGACATCGAGCCACTCAAGGCAGACCCGAACCTGAAGATGCCCGACCAGGCCGGTTTCAACCTCGGCTACATCGCCTACAACGTGATGGACAAGATAAAGGGCAGCAACGAACCCAACCCCATGGCCCAACTCAAGGTTCGCCAGGCCCTGGACATGGCGGTGAACAAACAGCAGATCATCGACTCGGTCTACCAAGGTGCCGGGCAACTGGCGGTCAACGCTATGCCGCCAACCCAATGGTCCTACGACACCACCATCAAAGATGTGCCATACGATCCGGAAAAAGCCAAACAGTTGCTCAAGGAAGCCGGGGTCAAAGAAGGCACCGAGATCACCCTATGGGCCATGCCGGTTCAACGCCCCTACAACCCCAACGCCAAATTGATGGCCGAAATGCTGCAGTCCGACTGGGGCAAGATCGGTATCAAGGCCAAGATCATCAGCTACGAGTGGGGCGAGTACATCAAGCGCTCCAAGGGCGGCGAGAACGGCGCAATGCTGATTGGTTGGAGCGGTGACAACGGCGACCCGGACAACTGGCTTGGCACTCTGTTCGGCTGCGACGCCATCAGCGGTAACAACTTCTCGAAATGGTGTGACCCTGAATACGACAAGCTGATCAAAGAGGCCAAGGCCACTTCTGACCAAGCCAAGCGTACCGAGCTGTACAAGCAAGCCCAGCATCGCCTCAAAGACCAGGTTCCAATGACACCGATCGCTCACTCGACGGTGTATCAACCTATGCGCGCCACCGTACAGGACTTCAAGATCAGCCCATTCGGCTTGAACTCCTTCTATGGGGTCAGCGTCAGCAAATAGCCGCCAACTTCTTCAGCCTTGCGACGCAATGACGTCCAGGGCTGAAGCCCGAGGCTTGGCAGGCAATCCGCCCGTGCAACGACAAGGAAAAGTCGTACCGCACTCTCGGAATCTTCCTACACATCTATACGGAATTGTACCTCGCTGAAGTGCGCTGATGGCCTTACCGTCAAAGCTCCACTTCAGTCGGTGCGATCCGCATGGCTGTGCGCCTTGAACCGCTCAAAACAACAAGAGAGAAGGGATTGCCCATGCGCCATACCTCCATTTTTGCAGCTTTACTGGGCCTCGGCCTGCTCACCCAGGCCCCCCAGGGGCTGGCCAAGAACCTGGTGTTCTGCTCCGAAGGCAGCCCAGGCGGTTTCGACACCGCCCAATACACCAGCGCCACCGACAACGACGCCGCCGAGCCGATCTATAACCGCCTGGTAGAGTTCGAACGCGGAGCTACCGCAGTAAAGCCAGCGCTGGCAAAAAGCTGGGAGGTTTCGCCGGACGGCCTGACCTACACCTTCCACCTGCGCGAAGGGGTCAAATTTCACAGCAACAAGGAATTCACGCCGACCCGCGAGTTCGACGCCGACGACGTGCTATTCACTTTCAAGCGCATGCTCGACCGCGAACACCCTTTTCGCAAGGCCTATCCCACCGAGTTTCCCTATTTCACCAGCATGAGCCTGGACAAAAACATTGCCCGGATCGAGAGAACCGACGCGATGACAGTGGTATTCACCCTCAACAGCGTCGATGCCGCTTTCGTGCAGAACCTGGCAATGAGCTTTGCTTCGATCCTTTCCGCCGAATACGCCCACCAGCTGATGACCTCTGGCCGGCCCAGCGATATCAACCAGAAACCCATCGGCACCGGTCCGTTCGTATTTCAGCGCTATCAGAAGGACTCGCAGATCCGCTACCGCGGCAACAAGGATTACTGGGACCCCAGCCAGGTCAAGATCGAGCAACTGATCTTCTCGATCAACGTCGACCCCTCGGTACGCATCCAAAAACTGCGCAAGGACGAGTGTCAGGTCACCCTCAATCCCCGCCCTGCCGACCTCGACAGCCTCAAGCGTGATCCAAAACTGCAGGTCATCGAAAAGCCCGGGTTCAACCTCGGCTACATCGCCTACAACGTTCAACACAAACCGTTCGACCAGCTCGAAGTACGCCAGGCGATGGATATGGCGGTGAACAAGTCGGCCATCGTCAAAGCGGTGTACCAACATGCCGGACAACTGGCGGTCGGCAGCATGCCACCCACGCAATGGTCCTACGACGACACCATCAAGGATGCAGATTACAACCCGGACAAAGCCCGCGAGCTGCTCAAGGCTGCAGGCGTCAAAGAAGGCAGCGAAATCACCCTGTGGGCTATGCCTGTGCAACGCCCCTACAACCCCAACGCTAAGCTGATGGCCGAAATGCTCCAGGCTGACTGGAGCAAAATCGGCTTCAAAGTGAAAATTGTCAGCTACGAGTGGGGGGAATATCTCAAGCGCACCAAGGATGGTGAACACGATGTAACGCTGATCGGCTGGACCGGTGACAACGGCGACCCAGACAACTGGCTGGGCACGCTCTACAGCTGTGATGCGATTGGCAGCAACAACTATTCAATGTGGTGTGACCCGCAGTATGACGCTCTGGTCAAGCAAGCCAAGACCGTTACCGACCGCGAGCAACGCACCGTTCTCTACAAACAGGCGCAACAACGGCTGCGACAGCAATTGCCTATCACCCCGATTGCGCACTCGACGGTCAACCAGCCGCTCAGTGCCAAGGTCGTGGATTTCAAGGTCAGTCCGTTCGGACGTAACAGCTTCTCAGGCGTCAGCACCGAATAAAAACCGGGATCGTCCAAGGGGGTGAACACCATCCCCACGGGCGATCGTTGCCCGAATAAGACCGTTTGTGCTCAAGCAAACGTTTGCAAGGCTTGCTGCAACCGGCAAGACGCCCAGCTCACGAGGCCAGGCGGCAACTAAAAAAAGAAAAGAAAAGGGAGCTTCAACTTGAGACGAACCCAAACTGCAGTATTGGCCCTGTCCCTTGGTGGCTTGTCAACCATGGCCCAGGCCGAACCCGCGAGCCAGGACTATGTTCCGCTCAGCGTCAAAACCACCAGTGCCCAAGAACAAGCCACAGGTTTCATCGAGGGACACAGCCTGTCCGGCTCGACACGTAACTGGTATGCCCGCGAACGTGCCACCCGCGCACCGCTTTGGAAGTATTACAAGAGTGATGGCACTCGCCACGATACCCACAGCCGTGACAACTGGCTGCAAGGCACCATTCTCAATTACAGCTCCGGCTTCACCCAAGGCACCGTAGGCTTCGCCACAGAAGTCGCAGCCTATAACGCCGTGGCCCTGGAGCAAGGCCGTGCCGCCGTCGCCGGACCGAACAATCGCACCCTTACCCATAGTGACGGTGATGTCATCGGCCAATGGAGCAAGATGGGCCTGGCCAACGTCAAGGCGCGGGTCTCCAACACTACCCTGACCGCCGGCCGCCACTCGGTGGATACACCGGTGATTGCGTACATCGGCAACCGCGCCCTGCCCTCAAGTTTCCAGGGTGTGAGCATTCATAGCGAAGAGTTCAACAACCTGTCGTTCGACGTCGGCTCCTTTGATCGCGTCTCGCCACGCACGGAGCAGAGCTTGAGCAAATTCCGCTCCGAGTACGCGGCCAATGGTGTAGAAACTGATCGCATCAGCATGGCCGGCATCACCTACCAGCCACTGCAAAGCCTGAGGACCAGCCTGTATGCTTCCAAGGTCGAGGATTTCTGGAACCAGTACTACTTCAGTGCCAACCATGAGCTGGGCGACAGTTCGGTAGTGAGCCTGAACACCGGGCTGAACTACTACAAAACCAAGGACGAGGGACGCAGCAAACTTGGTGAAATTGACAACGATACCTACAGCCTGTCGCTGGGGCTCACGCATCAGGCGCACAACCTGACGTTCTCCTACCAGCAGGTCAACGGTAACGAGTACTTCGACTACCTGCATGAAACCAACGCCATCTTCCTGGCCAACTCCCTGCTTTCGGACTTCAACGGTCCGAACGAAAAATCGATGCAGATAGCTTATGTGTTGAACATGGCCCAGTACGGCGTACCAGGTTTGAAATTCAACCTATACAACGCACGCGGCTGGGGCATCGATGGCACACACTACAAGGGCACTGGCTATGACGTGCAGAACCAGGACGGCGAGAACCATTATGAGTGGGGTATCGGTACCAGCTATGCCGTGCAGAGCGGTGCGCTCAAGGACACCACTGTCCGCGCGACCTACACCGCCCACCGGGCGAGCAAGGCCCAGGCGGACGGCAGTCTCGATGAGCTGCGCATCGTGACCACCATTCCGTTCAACATTCTCTAGCAACGGCAGCCACGACCGGTTCGCTGAATCGGTCGTGGCGACTACGCTGGCTTAATTGATAGCAGGGAGAGTTCATGAAATCGCTACCGCTACAGGCTGCCCTGACAGCCGTCCTGTTGAGCGCCGCTGCAAGCCTGTCGGCCAAGCCGTTGGTGGTCTGTACCGAAGCCAGCCCGGAAGGCTTCGATATCGTCCAGTACACCACCGCGGTGACTGCCGATGCGTCGGCTGAAACCATTTTCAATCGCCTGGTGGACTTCAAGCCCGGCACCACTGAAATCCAGCCGGCCCTGGCCGAGCGCTGGGAGATCAGTGCCGACGGCATGACCTATACCTTTCACTTGCGCGAAGGTGTGAAGTTCCACACCACTGCCTACTTCACACCGACTCGTCCACTGAATGCCGACGATGTGCTGTGGAGCTTCCGTCGCCAGCTGGACTCCAACCATCCGTGGCACAACAAGACCAGCATCGGCTTTCCCTATTTTGAAAGCATGGGGTTCAAGGCCCTGATCAAGAGCGTCGAGAAAACCGATGATCACACCGTAGTCTTTACCCTTAATCGTCCTGAAGCGCCGTTCTTGCCTGATCTGGCCATGGCCTTCACCTCGATCTACTCGGCGGAGTACGGCGACCAGTTGCTCAAGGCCGGACAAACAGCAGCGCTCAACAGCAAACCTATTGGCACCGGTCCGTTCATCTTCCAGCGTTACAACAAGGACGCCCAGGTTCGCTATAAAGCCAATCCGGACTACTTTCGCGGCAAACCACCCGCCGATGCCCTGATCTTCGCCATCGCCACCGACAACAACGTGCGCTTGCAGAAGCTCAAAGCAAATGAGTGCCAGGTGGCGCTTTATCCCAAGCCGGATGACATCGACAGCATCAAGGCAGATCCCACACTCAAGGTTGCCGAAATGGAGGCGTTGACCACCGGCTACATCTCGCTCAATACCGAACACAAATACTTGAGTGACGTGCGCGTGCGCAAAGCGATCAACATCGCCTTCGATCGCCAGACCCATGTCGACCAGTTGTTTGGCAAAGGCAATGCGCTCGTGGCGATCAACCCCTATCCGCCAACACTGATGGGCTACAACACCAGTAACCGCAACCCACCCCGCGACCTCGACAAGGCCCGCGACCTGCTCAAGCAAGCCGGCGTACCGCCCGGTACAGTGCTGACCCTATTCACCCGCAATGGCGGCGGCCCGACCAACCCCAACCCCCGCCTGAGTGCAGAAATGCTTCAGGCCGACCTTGCCAGGATCGGTTTGAAAGTCGATATCCGTATCATGGAGTGGGCCGAAATGCTGCGCCGGGCGAAAAAGGGTGAAGCCGATATGGTCTCTACCGGCTGGGCAGGCGACAACGGCGACCCGGACAATTTCCTGACTCCCCTGCTCAGTTGCGATGCAGTCAAAAGCGGAGAGAACTATGCACGCTGGTGCAATAAGACATTCCAGGCATTGATCGACAAGGCACGTACAGTGTCCGACACAGATGAGCGCGCAGCGCTCTATGTAAAGGCCCTGGCGGTGTACGATGAAGATCAACCGTGGATCAGCATGGCGCATCCGAAGATGTTCACTGCCATGCGTAGCAACGTGGAGGGGTACCACATCAACCCCCTCACCAATAACAACTTCGCCACCACCCAGGTGAAGTAGAACAAGAACGACCGTCAGTGCCCTACCCGGGCGCTGGCGGGACTGCCTGACCGGCTGATGAGGTACACCATAAGATGTTTAGTTTTATTGCCCGGCGCCTGGGACTTTTGATCCCGACTTTTTTCGGCATTACCTTGCTTACCTTCGCACTCATACGCCTGATACCCGGTGACCCGGTGGAGGTGATGATGGGTGAACGCCGGGTCGACCCAGAAATGCATGCGCAGGCCATGGAGCGCCTCGGCCTGAACAAACCCCTGCCAGAGCAGTATCTGGATTACGTCAGCAAACTTGCCCAAGGCGACCTGGGTGAATCGCTGCGTACACGTGAAAGCGTGTGGACCGAGTTTCTCGCCCTGTTTCCGGCGACCCTGGAACTGTCCCTGGCCGCCTTGCTGTTCGCCGGCGTGATAGGCCTGCTGGCGGGGGTAATCGCCGCACTGAAGCGCGGTTCGCTGTTCGATCACGGGGTAATGGGCATTTCCCTGGCAGGGTATTCGATGCCGATCTTCTGGTGGGGGCTTATTCTGATCATGTTCTTCTCCGTAAGCCTTGGTTGGACCCCGGTTTCCGGGCGCATCGACCTGCTCTACGACATCGAGCCGAAAACCGGCTTCATGCTCATCGACACCCTGCTCAGCGATGAGGAAGGCGCGTTCAAGGACGCCGTTATGCACCTGATTCTGCCAGCCATTGTGCTCGGTACCATTCCGTTGGCAGTGATCGCGCGGATGACTCGCTCCTCAATGCTTGAAGTGCTGCGCGAAGATTACATTCGCACCGCCCGGGCCAAGGGGCTGTCGCCTGCTCGGGTGGTATTTGTCCATGGCCTGCGCAATGCGCTGATTCCCGTACTTACGGTTTTCGGCCTGCAGGTCGGCACATTGCTGGCCGGTGCGGTACTGACCGAGACGATCTTTTCCTGGCCAGGCATCGGCAAATGGTTGATCGAAGCTATCGGCGCCCGTGACTACCCCGTGGTACAGAACGGCATTCTGTTGATTGCTTGCCTGGTGATCCTGGTCAACTTCGTCGTGGACATCCTCTACGGCCTGGCCAACCCACGCATCCGTCATCAGCGCTGAGGGCCACTTCATGACAACCCCAATTGCCAAACCTAACACCGCCCCGGTCACCGCTGTCGATACCAGCCTGCTTTACCCGTCACCCTACAAAGAGTTCTGGCAGGCGTTTTCGCGCAACAAGGGCGCGGTCGCCGGGCTGATGTTCATGAGCCTTATCGTGTTCTGTGCCCTGTTCGCTCCTTGGGTGGCGCCCCACGACCCCAGCGAGCAGTACCGCGACTTCCTGCTGACGCCACCGGTTTGGCTTGAGGGCGGCAACTGGCAATTTATCTTCGGCACTGACGAACTGGGCCGCGATCTGCTTTCGCGCCTCATCCAGGGCTCACGCCTGTCGCTGCTCATCGGCCTGTCCTCGGTGCTGATCTCGCTGATCCCCGGTGTTTTTCTCGGCCTGTTGGCGGGTTTTTTCCCGCGTATTCTCGGCCCCTCGATCATGCGCCTGATGGACGTGATGCTGGCCCTGCCATCGTTGTTGTTGGCCGTGGCGATTGTCGCCATCCTCGGCCCTGGCCTGATCAACACCGTCATTGCCATCGCTATCGTTTCGTTGCCCTCCTACGTGCGACTTACCCGGGCAGCGGTAATGGTTGAACTGAACCGTGACTACGTCACCGCTGCACGCCTGGCAGGCGCTGGCCTACCACGCCTGATGTTCATCACCGTGCTGCCCAACTGCATGGCGCCGCTGATCGTCCAGGCCACCTTGAGTTTCTCCTCGGCGATTCTCGATGCCGCAGCTTTGGGCTTCCTTGGCCTTGGTGTTCAACCACCGACCCCTGAGTGGGGCACCATGCTGGCCTCGGCCCGTGACTACATAGAACGTGCCTGGTGGGTGGTGAGCCTGCCTGGGCTGACCATTTTGCTCAGCGTGCTGGCAATCAACCTGATGGGTGACGGACTGCGCGACGCGCTCGATCCAAAACTCAAGAATGCCGCCTGAGGGGAACGCCATGTCACTTCTGCAAATCAAGAATTTGAGTGTGCGCTTCGGCGACACCAACGCGGTGCCGGTTGTCGATGGTCTGGACCTTACCGTCAGCGAAGGCGAAGTTCTGGCAATTGTCGGCGAGTCGGGCTCGGGCAAATCGGTCACCATGATGGCACTGATGGGCTTGATCGATGCGCCAGGACGCATCACCGCCGATGCCCTGAGCTTTGACGGCGTCAACATGCTCACCCTCAGCGGTCGGCAACGTCGCAAAGTGGTGGGCAAGGATATGGCAATGGTCTTCCAGGACCCGATGACCGCCCTGAACCCCAGTTACACCGTGGGATTCCAGATTGAGGAGGTCCTGCGCCAGCACCTTGGCCTGCGTGGCAAGGCCGCGCGCCAACGCGCTCTGGAACTGCTCAAGAAAGTCGAGATTCCCGCGGCCGAAAGCCGCCTCGACGCCTACCCTCATCAACTGTCCGGGGGTATGAGTCAGCGCGTGGCCATCGCCATGGCCATCGCTGGCGAACCCAAGCTGTTGATTGCCGATGAGCCGACCACCGCCCTGGACGTCACCATTCAGGCGCAGATCATGGAGCTGCTGCTCAACCTGCAGCAAGAACAGAACATGGCCCTGATCCTGATCACCCACGACCTGGCTGTCGTCGCCGAAACAGCCAAACGCGTCTGTGTGATGTATGCCGGTCAAGCCGTGGAGGTCGGTCAGGTACCGGAGCTGTTCGAGGTGCCTGCGCATCCCTACAGCGAAGCCCTGCTGGCAGCTATTCCAGAGCACAGTGAAGGCGCCGAGCGTCTGGCGACCCTGCCGGGAATTGTTCCCGGCCGTTACGACCGTCCCGAAGGCTGCCTGCTCTCACCGCGCTGCCCGTACGTGCAGGAAAACTGCCGTCGCCAACGCCCGACCCTCGATCCCCAGGCCCATAGCCAGGTGCGCTGTTTCTACCCGTTGAACCAGGAGGTGGCGTGATGACTGTCGTCCTTACCGCCCGTGAACTGACCCGTCACTACGAAGTTTCCCGCGGTCTGTTCAAAGGCCATGCCCTGGTACGTGCACTCAATGGGGTCTCGTTTGAACTAGAAGCGGGCAAGACCCTGGCCGTGGTCGGTGAGTCCGGCTGTGGCAAATCAACCCTGGCACGTGCCCTGACGCTGATCGAGGAACCCTCTTCCGGCTCGTTGAAAATTGCCGGTCAGGAAGTGGCCGGGGCCAACAAGACCGAGCGCAAACAACTGCGCAAAGACGTGCAGATGGTGTTCCAGAGCCCTTACGCTTCACTCAACCCGCGTCAGAAAATCGGTGACCAACTGGCCGAACCGCTGCTGATCAATACCAAGCTGTCAAAGAACGAACGGCGGGAAAAAGTCCAGGCCATGATGCAACAGGTCGGCCTGCGCCCCGAGCACTACCAGCGCTACCCGCACATGTTTTCCGGAGGTCAGCGCCAGCGTATTGCCCTGGCCCGGGCAATGATGCTGCAACCCAAGGTACTGGTGGCCGACGAACCCACCTCGGCCCTCGATGTGTCGATTCAAGCCCAGGTGTTGAACCTGTTCATGGACCTGCAGAAAGAGTTCAACACCGCCTACGTGTTCATCTCGCATAACCTGGCAGTGGTTCGTCATGTGGCTGATCAGGTACTGGTGATGTACCTGGGGCGTCCAGCGGAAATGGGGCCCAAGGAAGACATCTACAACAAGCCCCTGCACCCCTACACCCAGGCCCTGCTGTCGGCCACACCGACCATTCACCCGGACCCGCTCAAGCCGAAGATAAAAATCGTCGGTGAGCTACCCAACCCCCTTAATCCGCCATCTGGCTGCGCCTTTCACAAGCGTTGCCCGTATGCCACCGAGCGCTGTTCCTCCGAGGAGCCAGCGTTCCGGCAGGTGGCGACTCGGCAGGTGGCGTGTCATTACGCCGAGCAGTTCCTCTAGGACCCTTCGCGGGGCAAGCCCACTTCCCCAGGCCGGATTCAATGCTGGCCTGCGGGAGCGGGCTTGACCCGCGATCAAGCACTCCATCACTATTCCGACATGATCCCTGACTGCCTCCCCGACGGCCCGGAACAGACCCCGGAAACCGCCGCTACCGTGCTGCGCTATCACCTGTGCTGGAAGCATCGCGACCTCGACGGGGTGATGGCCTTGTTTCACCCACAAATCCAGTACAACGACTACTTTCAAAACCGTGTGCTGCACCTTGCCGAGCTGCGTGAGTACGTACGCGCCAGCATGCCTCGTGAAGTGGATGAAGACATCGTTCACAGCGACCGCATCCGCGTCGACGGCTGTACCGCCTTCATCCAGTACCAAGTCACCTTGCAAGGCGGCGAGGGGTTGGTGGCCTTCCAGTCCAGTGAGGCGATTACGGTACGTGACGGCCTGGTCTGGCGGGTCAACGAATACGCATCTCTGGTGCGCGAGCCCAACCCAGAGTCGGCCCAGAGCGATGTGCGCCCGACTATCAGCCGACTCGGTCTGTCGCCACGACAACTGAGTTCCATGGCACAAGACCTGGAGCAGTATTTCCAGCGCCAGCAACCCTATCTCGACCCCGAGCTGGACCTGCAACGCGTAGCTCAGGAAAGCGGCTACAGCCGCAACCAGATTTCCTATCTGCTCAATCAGGTGCTGGGCCAGAGCTTCTACCGCTACGTCAACCATGCGCGCCTGCAACACCTGCTCAATGGCCTGGCGCAAGCGACGTCCAGCGCGAAAATCGATGACCTGGCCTTTGCCGCCGGGTTCAATTCGCTATCGGCCTTCTACAAGTGTTTCCGCCAGCATACCGGCCTCTCGCCAAAGGCCTGGGTGAAGCAAAATTCTCTGCGTGCACGCAGCTAAGACAACACCCCCCGCCTGCTTCTAGGATCGCCACAGACCGTAACGGATGTGGAGCCGAACATAATGCAGCCATGGCGCAAAATCAGCCTTTGGATGGACCAGCTGGACGAGACGCTGACTACCCGCCCAGCCCTGCACAAGGACCTGGACGTGGATGTCTGCGTCATCGGTGCCGGCTACACCGGGCTGTGGACCGCCTACTACCTCAAGCAGCAAGCCCCGCACCTGAACATCGCCATTGTCGAGGCCAGTATTGCCGGCTTCGGAGCCTCCGGGCGCAACGGTGGCTGGCTGATGGGCAACCTGCTCGGCGAAGATCGCTTGCTGGCTGCCAGCTCCCCCGAACAGCGCCGGGCATCCTTCGACTTGCTGCATGGCATACCCGATGAAGTGCAGCGTGTTCTGGAGCTTGAGGACATCGACTGCGACTACCGCAAAGGTGGCGTACTGTACTGTGCCGCACGTTATCCGGAGCAGGAAGCCACGCTGCGTGACTACCTGAAAAAGCTCTACAAGCAGGGTCTGACCGAAGACGATTACCGTTGGATGAACGCGGAAGAACTGGCGACCCAGTTGCGCATCAGCAAGCCTTACGGCGCTATCTTCAACCCGAATGTGGCAACGATCCAGCCGGCCAAGCTGGTTCGCGGCCTGGCCCGAGCCGTTGAGCGCCTGGGTGTTCATCTTTACGAAAACAGCCCGGTCATCGACTGGCAACCCGGTGAAGTGCGCACCGCCCAAGCGCGGATCAAATGCCAGTGGGTGGTGCCAGCGGTCGAAGGCTATTCGGTCAACCTGCCACCACTAGGTCGATACCAGATGCCGGTGCAGAGCCTGCTGGTGGCAACCGAGCCGCTGCCTGAACAGGTCTGGCAAAAGATCGGCCTCAGCCGTGGCCAGGCCTTCAGTGAAAACAGTCGTCAGGTTACCTACGGCCAGCGCAGCGCTGACAATCGTCTGGTGTTCGGCGCCCGTGGCGGTTACCGCTTTGCCGGACGCCTGCGGGAAGATTTCGACCTCACCACCAGCGAGATAGAACTGCGTCGCTACTTGTTTGGTGAGCTGTTCCCACAGCTCAAGGACGTCGCCATCACCCATTCCTGGGGCGGTAATCTGGGCATGGCCCGACGCTTCCAGCCGCACATGCTCTGTGACCGCAAACAGCATATCGCCCTCGCTGGAGGCTACGGTGGCGAAGGCGTCGGTGCCACCAACCTGGCAGGGCGTACCTTGGCCGATCTGATTCTTGAGCGCTCGAGCGTGCTTACCCAGCAGCCGTGGGCGCATCCGGACAGAACGCTGTCCAGCCTCGCCGCCTGGGAGCCGGAGCCGTGCCGCTGGCTGGGCTACAACGCCATCATCAAAAGTTTTGTCCATGAAGACCAGACCCTCGCCAACCCGAACAGCGCCCCTTGGCGCCGTCGCTTGGCCAGTGGTGTCGCGGATTTCATGGAAGGTTTCATGCGCTGACCTTTTCGTTCCCCCTGTACAGGATTTACCGGTATGAGCATTACCCAATTCAAGAACACCGACACTGCAGTCCTGCAAGAATCCAATCCAGTTGCCGTGCCGCTGAGCGAGCCGGTTTCAATTGCCTCGGTGACGTCTGTCGAGCGCAGCGACGGTGTTGAAACCGGCATCTGGGAATGCACCCCGGGCCGCTGGCGGCGCCAGATTGTGCAACAGGAGTTCTGCCACTTCATCAAGGGCCGCTGCACCTTTACCCCGGATGGTGGCGAACCACTGACCATCGAGGCCGGTGACGCAATCATGCTGCCAGCCAATAGCACTGGAATCTGGGATATCCAGGAAACCGTGCGCAAAACCTATGTATTGATTTTCTGATCGTTTGATCGCCTGCCTCCTTCGATAAAAACAGACAAAGCAAGGAATCCAGACATGCGCCCATTGCTCATCGCACCGCTGTTGTTGGCCACCGTCGCTGCCCAGGCAGCCGACTCGGTAAAAATCTACAACT is a window of Pseudomonas sp. DG56-2 DNA encoding:
- a CDS encoding ABC transporter permease subunit gives rise to the protein MFSFIARRLGLLIPTFFGITLLTFALIRLIPGDPVEVMMGERRVDPEMHAQAMERLGLNKPLPEQYLDYVSKLAQGDLGESLRTRESVWTEFLALFPATLELSLAALLFAGVIGLLAGVIAALKRGSLFDHGVMGISLAGYSMPIFWWGLILIMFFSVSLGWTPVSGRIDLLYDIEPKTGFMLIDTLLSDEEGAFKDAVMHLILPAIVLGTIPLAVIARMTRSSMLEVLREDYIRTARAKGLSPARVVFVHGLRNALIPVLTVFGLQVGTLLAGAVLTETIFSWPGIGKWLIEAIGARDYPVVQNGILLIACLVILVNFVVDILYGLANPRIRHQR
- a CDS encoding ABC transporter permease subunit, which produces MTTPIAKPNTAPVTAVDTSLLYPSPYKEFWQAFSRNKGAVAGLMFMSLIVFCALFAPWVAPHDPSEQYRDFLLTPPVWLEGGNWQFIFGTDELGRDLLSRLIQGSRLSLLIGLSSVLISLIPGVFLGLLAGFFPRILGPSIMRLMDVMLALPSLLLAVAIVAILGPGLINTVIAIAIVSLPSYVRLTRAAVMVELNRDYVTAARLAGAGLPRLMFITVLPNCMAPLIVQATLSFSSAILDAAALGFLGLGVQPPTPEWGTMLASARDYIERAWWVVSLPGLTILLSVLAINLMGDGLRDALDPKLKNAA
- a CDS encoding ABC transporter ATP-binding protein, with protein sequence MSLLQIKNLSVRFGDTNAVPVVDGLDLTVSEGEVLAIVGESGSGKSVTMMALMGLIDAPGRITADALSFDGVNMLTLSGRQRRKVVGKDMAMVFQDPMTALNPSYTVGFQIEEVLRQHLGLRGKAARQRALELLKKVEIPAAESRLDAYPHQLSGGMSQRVAIAMAIAGEPKLLIADEPTTALDVTIQAQIMELLLNLQQEQNMALILITHDLAVVAETAKRVCVMYAGQAVEVGQVPELFEVPAHPYSEALLAAIPEHSEGAERLATLPGIVPGRYDRPEGCLLSPRCPYVQENCRRQRPTLDPQAHSQVRCFYPLNQEVA
- a CDS encoding peptide ABC transporter ATP-binding protein; the protein is MTVVLTARELTRHYEVSRGLFKGHALVRALNGVSFELEAGKTLAVVGESGCGKSTLARALTLIEEPSSGSLKIAGQEVAGANKTERKQLRKDVQMVFQSPYASLNPRQKIGDQLAEPLLINTKLSKNERREKVQAMMQQVGLRPEHYQRYPHMFSGGQRQRIALARAMMLQPKVLVADEPTSALDVSIQAQVLNLFMDLQKEFNTAYVFISHNLAVVRHVADQVLVMYLGRPAEMGPKEDIYNKPLHPYTQALLSATPTIHPDPLKPKIKIVGELPNPLNPPSGCAFHKRCPYATERCSSEEPAFRQVATRQVACHYAEQFL
- a CDS encoding nuclear transport factor 2 family protein, producing the protein MIPDCLPDGPEQTPETAATVLRYHLCWKHRDLDGVMALFHPQIQYNDYFQNRVLHLAELREYVRASMPREVDEDIVHSDRIRVDGCTAFIQYQVTLQGGEGLVAFQSSEAITVRDGLVWRVNEYASLVREPNPESAQSDVRPTISRLGLSPRQLSSMAQDLEQYFQRQQPYLDPELDLQRVAQESGYSRNQISYLLNQVLGQSFYRYVNHARLQHLLNGLAQATSSAKIDDLAFAAGFNSLSAFYKCFRQHTGLSPKAWVKQNSLRARS
- a CDS encoding FAD-binding oxidoreductase translates to MQPWRKISLWMDQLDETLTTRPALHKDLDVDVCVIGAGYTGLWTAYYLKQQAPHLNIAIVEASIAGFGASGRNGGWLMGNLLGEDRLLAASSPEQRRASFDLLHGIPDEVQRVLELEDIDCDYRKGGVLYCAARYPEQEATLRDYLKKLYKQGLTEDDYRWMNAEELATQLRISKPYGAIFNPNVATIQPAKLVRGLARAVERLGVHLYENSPVIDWQPGEVRTAQARIKCQWVVPAVEGYSVNLPPLGRYQMPVQSLLVATEPLPEQVWQKIGLSRGQAFSENSRQVTYGQRSADNRLVFGARGGYRFAGRLREDFDLTTSEIELRRYLFGELFPQLKDVAITHSWGGNLGMARRFQPHMLCDRKQHIALAGGYGGEGVGATNLAGRTLADLILERSSVLTQQPWAHPDRTLSSLAAWEPEPCRWLGYNAIIKSFVHEDQTLANPNSAPWRRRLASGVADFMEGFMR